The Artemia franciscana unplaced genomic scaffold, ASM3288406v1 Scaffold_7706, whole genome shotgun sequence DNA segment cctattaattttacttgtaagcaggtTGAAGTTATCAATTTACCAAAATTCTAAATCAGCAGTAGATAAAACAGGCCCCTCCTAGTGATTTGAATTATactgatagtccagttttaacttataaattttcaaaagctatttggcaaatgatttttcattataatttaatacttaaaggATTGGACACTGATATAAGCTGGAAACCAGTTTGTAAGTGTAAGCAGCTAGGTCCATTTGTAAATCCCACTTACCAACATGTTATAACAAGGAACAcatcaataataaaacaagataatcttcaaattataatgactaaaggggctaatttccgtctttttcatcatttgaaaccatcGAGTATTCTTGGTAActtagaaaatgattttgatttatttacagATAAGTGGtataagaaagagaataaaaatgaagagagttttcaaagttggaagaatttaattattagtagaatacaaaataaaatatatactaatttagaaaatactaacactaaatcattattttatgatGCTAGGATAAAACAAGCAAGTAATAaactacagaatgaatttgcaATTGTACgtgtggataaagctaataccaattttgccataatttgtcagaagctgtattgtgacgTCTTAACAAGGGAGTTATTTACAACCAATGTTTAAGAAATGGTGAATTtagaggatgaaaatttgattgaaaacactgaagaaatactttaaaaaaaaattaatattagaattaatgacaatgataaaaagtttcctttcctatattggactgaaaaatttcataagaattcCTCTAAACCATGGTTTATTGCCAGAGCAGCTAGATGTTCAACCCCCATTGCTGTTACTGACCTATCTTGAATTTTAAGGGAAATTatgaataaacttaaaaccttttcttttggtattaaaaaatgTTCGGATTTTACTCCATACTGGAGTGCTAATAATCCACTGCAGGTGATAAgactctttaacaatggtttcagctaaaaaagaattgagtctttcgactttgcgacaatgtatactaatcaATCACCTAATTTAGtgttagaaagttttaaaacggTTATTAAGAAATCTTTCTTCTTACCTAGTAAgagtttcttaaaaataaatacttataataatactatataatatacttatactttataataataaagtatatatatatatataatatatacaatataatatataaatatatataaatatatatatatatataaaatataataaataaaatatattataatataatataatataatataatatatatatatatatatatatatatatatatatatatatatatatatatatatatatatatatatatatatatacttatactatataagttataaatacttataataaaaagctatatggacaaattgctttaagactacagttagTCCAAGATGTTACAGCTTAGATATGGTTTTTGACtgattagaatttgttttatataatacttatagaagatttaatggtaatttgtataagcaaattgtgggaattcccatgggggggggatgCCATCCCATTTCATATAGCCCACTTCTTCAATCAtcatttttacttggttgaacagtgtttttcacataattttatgctaccataaaaacaaaaaagaaatactcaCGGACAGAGAGGCTGgtctatattttgaatatatacaGCAGCCTCCCTCCGGACAATAATGTTTCGGCTTAtcctttttcccctttttcccaTGCAAGTGGGATACGGCGCTTTTCAATACAACTTCACCATTTTTGGTATTATGCTTGAACGGACCGATGTAAATGGCCCAGTGACAATATCTAACCCCACATTTTCGCCGTCTAAATTGCAGCAGGTCCcctgaaaaaattttagtttcagtCAATTTACAAAACTTGTAACATATATTCGACAATAACTGATTTTATACTTGTGAAAATGGATTATTTTGTATcagaaacagagtaaaaaaaaagatagtgaGAGAGGGACGCGGAGAGATTGAGATGATTGGAGAGATTGAGAACAGAGAAAGGTAGAGAAAAATACACAGTAAAAGACGTTGCAGACATGACACTACGAAGAAAAGGCTTAGCGCATGTCCTTATTTTTTGCATCAagagaattgaatttttatacaGGTTGCAACTATATTAATCAATTGAAGGTTAAAGGCACCCGTTGGAAAATACAGAACTAAGTAAGCTTGCTTgattttttagaaaaaggaaGCAATATCCCCAAAAAagataagtgaccaaaataagtGACAAAAATTATATCATCATATTAAAGGTATAAGAAAAACCTACTGAGGAAATTTCAACCTCCTGTCAACAAACTATTAACTTGTCTAAGCTACAACTGAAAATTCTCATAAAGTCAATCGACATAAATTTTTCGGCAAACTATATACAGAGCTTCGTTTTCTTCTTCCCTCATTATTTCTTTGGAATCTTGAAGTTATAAGGTACGCTAATAAGAAGATcccaaaaatttatgtttaaatttaCCTCCCCTTTCTCAAGACATAGAAGTTCCAGAACATATTCaacatatatataaactaaattaaaacttaccaGGCCGGAGCGCATTGACCATATTATCAGTCAATTCATAGTACCAGTCCGATTGATAGTTTTCCGGAACTCTTTGAGGGGGTCTTTCTGGGGCCGGGGgtatattttcttcttcattttccaCATCATCAACATCGCTTACATTTTCTTCATCTTCCAAATCATCAACATCACCAGCTTCTTCAATTTCATCTTCCTCATCATCAACATCACTAACTTCTTCAATAACATGCCACAATCTCCCTAAAATTGACATACAAGTTAATTGTTAAGATgcataaaacaatgaaaatttgtaggacAATTAAAAGTTGAAAGCAATAAACGCAATGAAAATACAACAGTAGACAATAATCTGATCAAAATAAATACGTATTCACCAATGCGAATGTTAACCGTCAAccatgaattttgacatttaggcTACAtattttaggctatatattaaAATGCATATGCAATGACAGCGAAATGAAAGTGCTATTTTTGGAAGCCTATCAAAAGTATTCCAACAACCTTTAAGTTCTTGATGAAACTAAAAGATACCTCCTTTGAATACAATACtcctaaatatataaatattttttcaccttttCTTAGCAAGTTGAGTGACAACAGGCAGCATAATAGCggtgcctaagtaaagagcgagattggcccaatgtatttttttctgaccTAAGTCACTTCCTATTAAAGAGTTGCCTTATTAAAAGATGCTAATTCTGTTAAATActgtcaaaaatgattggactacaaccagtccccctcccaatgtcaataatttccccaaataaatccaatcaacattttgagatagctattttgctcAATACCAGTCAAAAGATTCAGACATTATTTTTAGGGAGTGTCTAccctccacagccctcagggcaaggactGTACCTTATGCAATTCATACATGGTTTACATATAGTACATGTCAAAAGGTTGGTGGCAATGAACcataagtaaggagtgacatggctcgatagtaaccaaaactgtaaaaagagGAAATTTTGATACAAGTAAATATATCAAGTTAATTAATTTTGTATGCTCTTTCAAAAAATGTAAGATTCGTTAAGCTTAATGTTACGCATAGAAGTACACGAGCCTAAAAATTTGCTGATTCTCGATAAAGGAGCAAAACACCCACTAATTGTTAAGAAATCTtagcaaaaatttttgaaaaattttagaaaaaaaaatattagagaagCCTACTGCAAAGGATTAAAGCTCCTATCAGcggaaatgtggaatttcgtatttttttcggCCAGAGGAAACTCAGAGACACGCGTTTTTTTTAAGCTGTGATCATATTGAACCAACGGTCCTAGAACATCATAAGCGGGCTCATTTGAGCGGGTATCAAAAGttctattgttctttttatgtgaCCGAAAAAATAGAGGGCAGCTAATCCCATCCTacaccccttttccccaaaaattgtctgatcaaaactttaaataagccattttttaagcatagttgaaaattcaaaattataccTGTAGAGATCATGACCCCACCCCCTTCCTCATTAAATAAAATAGCGTTTTCTTTTatctgaaattaaggagtaacATGAATCCTCAAACCGAGTAGATTTCCATGTATGATTTTTCCGATTCGTTGCCAAGGAGAAGCCAAGAAGCTGGTTTTTCCTCTTTGAGATTTAATGATCAGGGCTTGCATATTCTTAGGTCATGGTGGGCAGGTCGTTTGTggagtatttctgaaaatggatctgacatagattctttgtttaattcgttttatgattctttgaaagaagttatctttgatGCATGTGATGCACCCCATTCAAATCAAACATCGAAAAGAACAACCCTtttgaatccttggatgacccctggactccttaaaagttggattaattatctttggaaggcttacaAGTGCTCTAAGCCATTTTTGCTTGATTCtcggcttcaacttttcaaagcttattgaagagtttacaattcgctttgccgaagggctaaatcgttattataacatagaaaattctctgtgTGCGGAaaagacattaggaagacatggcaagtaatcaattctgttatcaggccatcttttctgcatccttctgtcccttcaagtgttgtgattgacggcaaaaatgtagagggtgaactaaaagttcaagatgcgtttacttcctattttgctaatatcggcaACACTACAGCCTCatctgtaagtccttcttcttctctactGGATTTAAGTCTTATCTAGGACCGccttgtcctaaatcaatggcattggaacctgtctatgaagctgaaatagccagaactgtcaattgtttgaggggCTCTTCATCCTCTGGCCCAGACCGTGTTCCGACTAAGGTcgtcaagttcattcttcctgtcattgtgtgtgccctcacgagacttgtcaatctttcttttgaaaatggtgtcttcccaagtgctctaaagcgtgctcgtgttatcatcctttttaaaggtggatcaaggatgatcctgcaaattatcgtcccatatctcttttatcagtgtttagtaaaatttttgaaaaagctatactttctcgacttcttgattttcttaatcctaaacacttttttcatgattttcagtttggttttagtgCGAAACactcaactgagcatgcatgtgcaactctcttgaattatttaaattcagctattgactctggtttgatgcctgctgctctttttcttgatgttcaaaaagtgtttgactcattaacacacgagattcttcttttgaaaatgtcccatattggtataagggggaatgcttattcatggtttctatcatatttatctggtcgagtcaCCTCGGTTCATCCTGACTTCtctaatccttctggaatagagtttggcgttccacaaggatctgtcattgggccgatactctttttaatctacgtcaatgaccttattaatgcggttaaaaatttaaaacctaccatttgctgtcgtctttgtcaaccagtatccgtcactagctgtgacaagagtttgtccttaccggatacacttattgcttttgctgatgacagtactcttggcacaactggtagaactgagtttgatcttcgttcaaggatgatagccctttttgaaagagttatccagtggtttgatgtaaattatcttgccttaaatgtcgaaaagtcatgttttctcattttctccagagtctcaaaggcttgccctaatttaaatgaaataaatgtatcaagaggttctctaagtagacctaaggatcgttacgttcgattcctaggcatcttgcttgacgaaaatctttcgttcaagcatcatattgacctgattaaaatgaaagtctccaggagtctcggaatccttagaaagctcaaatatatatttccagggtcgattcttagaatcttgttctgcagcctagttcagtcgtatgtttcatattgttctgttatttggatgtcaactttaccctcgtctctgaagccactcaactttatgataaagcaaggagtcttattcaggaaactaaccgaTTTTCACTaaaacccttgcttgatttgaaatctctctattttctttcttgttcttctttcattttttatagttgcacggccatcttcctgcaGTCCtgtgtaataatatatcttttgtttctgatcaatcgacttatcatctccgcacttccaacaatttactggttcttcgCACACcatcagtgaggtctgacttcaaccctctgacagcttgcaacaggatctggaacacgctcccagagttcgtacgaagctgccactcgtttggtatgttcaaaaattatgttagaaattttctagctagtaaataattttgtttgtttgttttttttttgtttttttatctc contains these protein-coding regions:
- the LOC136043620 gene encoding uncharacterized protein LOC136043620 (The sequence of the model RefSeq protein was modified relative to this genomic sequence to represent the inferred CDS: added 276 bases not found in genome assembly): MSILGRLWHVIEEVSDVDDEEDEIEEAGDVDDLEDEENVSDVDDVENEEENIPPAPERPPQRVPENYQSDWYYELTDNMVNALRPGDLLQFRRRKCGVRYCHWAIYIGPFKHNTKNGEVVLKSAVSHLHGKKGKKDKPKHYCPEGGCCIYSKYRPASLSEMKHEVSKSEGWRINNATITGYFKKDRLTISIMALAAARHGSSPAAQDSAFIWQWDTFQDGFLTKLKRKSCPSSSSPLYTFFLILVNEKKN